The stretch of DNA AATGCTGATGCAGGCGGCGACAGCAGCGGTGCTGACGCGACCACAAATGCATCAGGTGAGGCCACAGCTGAACCGGACCCCGCGCCGGTATCGCTGGATGATGCCACGCCCACTACCGAAATTGATTCCGGTTTTGAAGACATGTACCCGGAAGATGCGGGCTCTGATCGCTCCGGCACGGAAGCCGATGCGACACCAGCAGCCCTTGGCGGTTCCGACTGGTCATCATCCGCAGGCGGGTCTGGCGGTGGCGTTGGCGGCGACAGCGAGCTTGATCTTGAAAGTCGGCTGACCCGCGACCTCACATTGCATGAACACCTGACCGAGCAACTGGACGTGGCAATCTTTGATCCTGCCAAGCGCATGATCGGACGTTTCTTGATCGATTGCGTGGATGACGCAGGCTATCTGCGCTTCGATGATCTCGAAGATGGCGTTGACGGCCTGGATGACATCGCTTCGCGCCTGGGGTCACCCCGCGAGGAGGTGGACGAAGTCCTGACCGTGATGCGGGGCTTTGAGCCCACAGGCGTCATGGCGCGGTCGCTCAAGGAGTGCATGGCGCTTCAGCTTGCCGAGATGGATCATCTCGACCCGGCCATGCAGTGTTTTTTGGACAATCTCGAACTGGTTGCGCGCCGTGACCTCAACCAGCTGTGCAAAGTATGTGGCGTTGATGAAGAAGACATCCGCGACATGATCGAAGAAGTGCGGTCTTTGGATCCGCGCCCGGGTCTGACCTTTGGCGGCGAGGCGGCAGCACCGGTGGTGCCTGATGTATTCGTCCGCTCCGCTCAGGGTGGCGGCTGGACCGTTGAACTCAACACCGAGACATTGCCCCGCGTCCTCGTGAACCAGCAGTATTACGCAACGGTCTCAGGCGCGACCCAGAAGAAAGACGACAAGCTCTACCTGTCGGACTGTCTGCAGAGCGCCAACTGGCTGGTAAAAAGCCTCGACCAGCGGGCGCGCACGATATTGAAGGTCAGCCGCGAGATCGTCCGCCAGCAGGATGGTTTCTTTGCCCACGGCATTTCGCATCTGCGGCCACTCAATCTGAAGACCATTGCAGACGCCATCGAGATGCATGAGTCGACGGTGAGTCGCGTGACCTCGAACAAGTTTATGGCGACCTCTCGCGGCGTGTTCGAGCTGAAGTATTTCTTCACATCTGCAATTTCTGCCACCGATGGCGGTGATGCGCATTCGGCTGAGGCTGTGCGCCATCGGATTCGCGAGCTGGTGGATGCAGAAAGCGCGGCAAAAATCCTGTCTGACGACAAGATTGTTGAGATTCTCAAGCTCAGCGGCATTGATATTGCGCGGCGTACCGTGGCGAAATACCGCGAAGCCATGCACATTCCCTCATCGGTTGAACGTCGCCGGGCAAAACGTCTAAGTGCTTGACAAATAAGGTTTGTTTGGTCTGGCTTTACCGTGATCCAAGGGCGTGAAACCGCGTGTTGACACCCCCAAGCGACCTCACTAGGGTCCGGCGCTCGTACAGGAAAGTTGGCCTTTGAGAGGCGATTTTCGAGGAGAGGCGGGGAACCGCCGACGCGCTGCCGGCACACATGTTTGGTAGCTGCGCTTCACAACACGACTTTTGATATTTGAGGCTCCATGCAGGTTCAGGTTACCGGCAAGCATATCGATGTGGGGGACGCATTGCGGACCCACGTGACGGATCGTCTTGAGGCAGCCGCTGAGAAATATCTCGGCCGCGCCACCGACGCCCATGTGGTGTTTTCAAAAGAAGGCCACGAGTTTCAGGCTGATTGCACCGTGCGGCTTGGTCATGGCGTAGTGCTACAGACCAAGGATCGCGCGGGCGACATCTACGCGTCTTTTGATGGCGCTGCCGAAAAGATGGAAAAGCGCCTGCGCCGCCACAAGCGCCGGCTGAAGGACCACCACGCAGAAGGCCGCCAGGCACCGGAAGAAATTGAACTCCCCGCCCGCGTGCTGGCCGGTGAAGCGGAAGAACACGATGCGGCTGACGGGTCAGATGACCAGCCCATCATCATTGCTGAAACCACGACCAAACTTCAGCGTCTGTCAGTTGGTGAAGCTGTCATGCGCATGGATTTGGCCGACGCGCCCTTCCTGCTGTTCAAGGCAGGCGAGGCGGGTGACGTGAACATGGTGTATCGCCGCGACGACGGGAACATCGGTTGGGTGGAACTCGGCAGCAAAGGCTGACCGGCACCTGTAACGCGCGCGGGTTCGACGCAATCGACCGTGCAGGATTTTGATTTTTTGCATGCTATGATGCCGGTTCGGCTGGGGGCATGCCATTCAGGGACGTGACATGGATCTTTCAGATCTTTTGGCGGCCGACCGTGTATTTGCAAGCCTGCATGCAGGCAGCAAAAAGCAGGTGCTTCAGGACCTGGCCGCACGCGCCAGCGAAGCCAGCGGTATTGATGCGCGAGTCATTTTCGACGCGTTGATTGAGCGCGAACGCCTGGGCTCAACCGGTGTCGGCCATGGCATTGCCATTCCTCATGCCCGTCTGTCGGAGATGACGCAGCTTGAAGGCTTCTTCGCGCGTCTTGAAACATCCATCGAGTTTGATGCTGTCGACGACGAGCCGGTGGACCTGGTGTTCCTATTGCTCGTGCCTGAAGAATCCGGTGCTGACCATCTCAAGGCACTGGCCCGTATTTCGCGCCTGCTGCGCAACGAAGGCGTCACCAATAGCCTGCGCAACGCCAGTTCTGCGGACGAAATCTACCAGACATTGACGCGCCCGGCTGAAAGCCACGCGGCCTAGCAGGCCCTTCACCTGAAACTCAATGATTGTGCGACTAGTGGACGCTGACCGGGTCCAGGTCGTACTGACGTGCGCCGGCAAAAGCCGCATCGCGGTCATCAACGATGGCCATGCGTGTGCCATCAGCGGCGTGCACCGCAAAGAAGCGAGCATCAGTGGGGATGTCCGTTTCATCGCCCACAACATCGCGCACCGCATCCGGTCCAACTTCGCGGACATAGACGGTCTTGGGTGCGCCGAAGGCGGCGAAATCCTGGCTGCTCATGGGCGCCAGCAAATCTACGAACCGTGTTTCATTATTCATCGTGTGTACTCCTATACGCCTGCCTCTGGTTAGACGGCAGTCTTTGCGGGCACTGATACTTCTTGTGCATTGATTTCTTTCGCGTCGCGGGCCCTGTCATCCGTGTTCGACGAACCAATCTCGATCCGCCGAGCTGTCTGGCTGGGTTCCGGTTTAACGAGGTCGATGCTCAGCAATCCGTTTTCCAGATCCGCCGTCTCAACATCTAGGCCGTCAGCGAGAACAAACACCCGCACGAACTGCCGGGCAGCAATGCCGCGATGGAGGAAGGCGCGATCTTCGTCCTCGGTCTGCTTGCCCTTGATGATGAGTTCATTGCCTTCAACGGTGACAGACAGCTCGTCGCGGGTGAACCCGGCGACAGCCAGCGTGATGCGGAAGTGATGCACACCACTTTCGCCCTCTACCGGAGAGGTCTGTTCGATGTTGAATGGTGGATAGCCTTCATTTGAAAGCCGTCCGACCCGGTCCAGAAGCTGCTCAAGCCCGTCAAAGCCCAACAACAGCGGATGGGTAAAAGAAGTAACCCGTGTCATAGCCCAAAGCCCTCATACAAAAGCGGCTTTTCTCAAGGGTCAGTCCGGTTTTTGGCCGCAAACCAACCCATCCGACCCCAGTATGGGCATCGGACACTTAATAAATGGGGCGCAAACCGTCCAAGATCAAGATGTTGGGCGGTTCACTGGATCTGAAGTCGTTTGCAAAACAGACTGCTTTGTTTGGCTGACTGGATGAGGTCGCATATAAGCAACGAATGGCAAGTGAAAAGATCCCCGTCCGCAATGAAGAGCGCACCGAGCGGATGCGCGCACGGCTGCTGGATGCCACTCTTGATGTCATCCTCAAGGAAGGATGGGCCAAGGCCAGTACGCCCAAAATATGCAAACAGGCTGGCGTCTCGCGCGGTGCGCAGACACATCATTTTCCTACAAAGGCGTCTCTTCTGGCAGCCGCGCTGGATTGGCGCGCGGGCCAGTATGAGAAGAAGATTGTAGAGCGTTTGGCGGCCGGTGAGGGGCATGAAAGAACCCTCCGAGCGCTGCTCGACGGCATTTGGGAAGCGATGCTTGATGATCGCTTCATTCAAACCGGCATGGAGGCCATGGTCGCTGCACGCACTGATCCCGAGTTGCGGGCGTTGCTGGCGCGACACGACACGGACGCTGTGCGGTCCATGCGTGACATGGCCGATGACATTGGTGCGGATCCGCTGACTTTGGCCCGCGTAAAGGACGCTATTGAGCTCAGCGTCTACCTGTTTCGTGGCCTTGTGGTCCAGCGCGGCGTTCACGATGACCCGAAGTTTAGGCGCGACCTTTATGACAAGTGGTGTGCACTTGTGGAGGACGCCCTGGCAGATTGATCAGTCCAGTTGCGCGGCGACCGCACGCAGGAATTCGACAGTTTCCATCTCACGATTGGCCGCTTCTTCAGGCGAGGTACCGTAAGCGCGGTTCGCCGACAGCTTGACGATCACGGCATCCCGTGACGGATCGACGAACACAAATTGGTTGTAGACCCCAATGGCTGAAAACTCTCCCCGATCTCCTGCGGGTACCCACCATTGATCACCATAGCCAAGAGGCAGGACGTGCCCACCAACGATCACGTTGCCAGCCTGCTGATGCTCGCCCGTCGGTGTTATTGAAGAGGTGACCCATTCCGCTGGCAGGATCTGATGATCACCAAACCGCCCATTGTTGCGGAACAGCTCGCCGATTTTTGCAAAGTCTCTGGCGGTCATGCACAAGCCTCCCAGCGCGAGTTCCCGGCCTGCTATATCCAGAAGCCAGTAGCTCGAGCGGGTCATGCCAAGAGGCACACAGAGTTTCTGCTGCATGTACTGAGCAATATCACGGCCGGTGGCGCATGCCAGCAGCATGCCGAGCGCCTGCGTATCGGCAGAATTATACTGACACAGCGAACCGGGCGCGCGCTCGTGCTGCATGCCTGCAACGAAATCATCCAGAGTACTGGCGCCAGCCATTACCGCGCTTAGTTTGTGAACGTCCGCATCCGGATCACTATAGTCCTCACTCCAGCGGGCACCGGAAGACATGGCCAGCACATGACGTATGGGCACGCCGTCATACGCAGAGCCGGTTAGCCGGGGAACATAGTTGCTGATGGGATCATCGACAGACTGGATGAGGCCTTCATTAAAGGCGATGCCAACCAAAGCCGAGATGAAGCTTTTTGCCATTGACCATGAAATCCAGGCCACGTCACGGCCGCCTGTGAGGTAGTAGTCTTCAAATCGCACTTCACCTTTGTGGAGGACCAGTAGAGCGCTGGTGTCTGTTTCGTTCATGAACGCCGCTACGGAGCGCGACACGCCTTCAAATGTAAAACTCTCCGGCAGTTTTATTACAGGTCCGTCAGGCCATTCGACTGGGTTTTCAGCAGCTTCCATTTTGCGAGATGGAAACAGGTCCATCATCCGCTGGAAGTTTTCGTGCTGAGGTACACCTGTATAGAGGCCTAGGTCAGACCCTTGGGCTGAAGACGTATCCGACATGGGTTTTCCTTTGCCAGCGACCTACGCTAGGCGGCTTCGGTCTCTGCGGATGGGATCAGACCCAGCTGCGTGTACATGGTGAAAGTGTCACTCAGGCCTGTCTGTTTGACGATTTTGCCATCGCGTACTTCGCAGATCGTAATGTCGCGTGCGTCGACGGTTTTGTTTGTCGGCGGAATTCCAAACAATTCTCCTCGGTGTGTGCCTCGTACCCGCAGGCAGACGACAACCTTGTCGCCTTGCGCAATCAAGTCTTCCACCTCTTCGGTATAGTCCGGAAAGGCAGACCGCATCAGCGTGGCATAGGCTTTGACACCATCGACTCCGGACCCCCAGGCGTCGCCCATGGGATAGTCCGCTGTGTAGTCGTCCCCATAGAACTCGCCGACCCGGTCAATTTCGAAGTCATTCCAGACTGTCTGACAGGCCTTTCGGACAATTTGTTCCGGCGTTTTCATGATGCTGGGTCCCCTTTTAGTGTTTCAATAGAAACAGGCTGACCTGTTTGTTTATAGATGTCAACCAACTGCGGAGTGCGGTTTTCCTTTGGCGAAACGTATTTTTTGCCATAGGGTTTTAAAAAGAAACGGACCCTTTGGAGGCTAGGCAGATGGCGGACGCGGCAAAAAGCGAGTGGATGAGCACGGCGTGCAACCTGTGTTACGCCAATTGCGGCATTCAGGTGCAGGTGGGCGGCGAAGGCGACCGTCACATCACGCGGGTGAAGGGCGACAAGAACCACCCGGCCTCACGCGGCTATACCTGCAACAAGGCCCTGCAGATTGACTATTACGTCAACGGCAAGGACCGGCTCACAGCCCCCTTGCGCCGCCGCGAAGACGGCACCTTTGAAGAGATCGACTGGGACACAGCGATTTCAGAGGTCGCCACCAAGATGGCGGCAATCCGCGACGAACACGGCGGCGACAAGATTTTCCGCTATGGCGGCGGTGGCCAGGGCAACCATCTCGGCGGCGCCTATTTCTCCAGCGTCCGCGCGGCGCTGGGCATGAAATATCAGACCAACGCCTTGGCGCAGGAAAAGACCGGCATGGCCTGGGTCATGGGGCGCATGTTCGGTGCAAATGTGCACGGTGAAGTGCATGACGCGCAGGCCGTTGTCATCATTGGTAAGAACCCGTGGCAGTCCAATGGCTATCAGCGGGCGCGCGTCATGATCCGCCAGATCGCCAAGGACGAAAATCGTTCTCTCATCGTCATTGACCCTCGGCGCTCTGAGTCGGCTGAATTTGCTGACTATCATCTGGCTGTGAAACCGGGGCGCGACAGCTGGTGCCTGTCCGCCATGATTGCCCACATCATCCAGTCGGATCTGGTGCCGGAGGACTGGCACACGGACCACACCACAGGCCTCGATGCAGTCCGCGCGCGCTTTCAAGGCATTGATGTTGATGCGTATGCGGAATATGCCGGGATCGAGCCTGCCCTCCTCAAAGAAGCGGCTGAAGCGGTCGGCAAGGCAGAGACGGCTGCAAGTTATGAAGACATCGGTCTTCAGATGGCACCGCACTCAACACTCAATTCCTATCTGAACAATCTGCTGATGATGGTCACGGGCAATTTCGGCAAGCCCCACACCATGGCGCCGTTGACCCAGCTCGTCGGGCCGTTCTTTGGCTTTGATGACGTGGGTGAGGCGGACGACGAGGGGTATGAGCAGGACTACCGCAAGTCTCCTGTAACCGGCGCGCGCATCGTGTCGGGTCTGGTGCCCTGTAACACCGTGCCCGATGAAATTCTCACCGACCATCCCAATCGCTATCGCGCCATGTGGATTGAGAGCGGCAACCCGGCCCACTCCATGGCGGACAGCACCAAGTGGCGCGAGGCATTGCGTGCGCTTGACCTGGTCGTGGTGATGGATGTGGCCATGACGGAAACCGCGCGTGAAGCAGACTATGTGCTGCCGTCGCCGAGCCAGTACGAAAAATGGGAAGCGACATTCTTCAACTTTGAGTTCCCAAAGAACGTGCATCACTTGCGTCCGCCGGTTCTAAAGCCGATTGGCAATGTCCTGCCGGAACCCGAAATTCACGCCCGCATTGTGGATGCGCTGGGTGTTATTGATGCAGCTGAGCTGGCCCCCCTCAAAGACGCCGCCAAGAATGGCCTTGAGGCGTATTCCGCAGCCGCAATGGACTATCTGGGCGCCAATCCCGGCAGTTTCAAATATCTGAGCTACATTCTGTATCGCACCATGGGGGCAGCCTTGCCCGAAGGTGCAGAGGCCGCAGCACTCTATTGGGGCGCGACCCAGCGATACGCAATGGCAAACGAGAAATCACTGCGCCAGGCGGGCTTTGAGGGGGAAGGGCCGGAACTGGCGCTCAACCTGTTCAAGGCAATACTCAACGGTCACTCAGGCGTGGTGTTTGCGGAAGACAACATCGAGGACTCGTTTGAAAAGCTGCGCCACGCAGATAACCGCATCCATCTCAACGTCGCTGAAATGCTGGACGAAGTGGCCGGCCTGTCAGACATGCAGGACCTGGTTGAAGCTGGAGACGATTACGACTTTGTGCTGGCGGCCGGTGAGCGGCGCTCATACACGGCCAACACGATCATTCGTGATCCCGAGTGGCGCAAGAGCAACGACGCGATCTC from Pyruvatibacter sp. HU-CL02332 encodes:
- the rpoN gene encoding RNA polymerase factor sigma-54, which translates into the protein MALAPRLEMRQGQSLVMTPQLQQAIKLLQLSNIELASFVEQELEKNPLLDRDERAEIPDLAGESAERERADSANTDTNADAGGDSSGADATTNASGEATAEPDPAPVSLDDATPTTEIDSGFEDMYPEDAGSDRSGTEADATPAALGGSDWSSSAGGSGGGVGGDSELDLESRLTRDLTLHEHLTEQLDVAIFDPAKRMIGRFLIDCVDDAGYLRFDDLEDGVDGLDDIASRLGSPREEVDEVLTVMRGFEPTGVMARSLKECMALQLAEMDHLDPAMQCFLDNLELVARRDLNQLCKVCGVDEEDIRDMIEEVRSLDPRPGLTFGGEAAAPVVPDVFVRSAQGGGWTVELNTETLPRVLVNQQYYATVSGATQKKDDKLYLSDCLQSANWLVKSLDQRARTILKVSREIVRQQDGFFAHGISHLRPLNLKTIADAIEMHESTVSRVTSNKFMATSRGVFELKYFFTSAISATDGGDAHSAEAVRHRIRELVDAESAAKILSDDKIVEILKLSGIDIARRTVAKYREAMHIPSSVERRRAKRLSA
- the raiA gene encoding ribosome-associated translation inhibitor RaiA, with the translated sequence MQVQVTGKHIDVGDALRTHVTDRLEAAAEKYLGRATDAHVVFSKEGHEFQADCTVRLGHGVVLQTKDRAGDIYASFDGAAEKMEKRLRRHKRRLKDHHAEGRQAPEEIELPARVLAGEAEEHDAADGSDDQPIIIAETTTKLQRLSVGEAVMRMDLADAPFLLFKAGEAGDVNMVYRRDDGNIGWVELGSKG
- the ptsN gene encoding PTS IIA-like nitrogen regulatory protein PtsN; amino-acid sequence: MDLSDLLAADRVFASLHAGSKKQVLQDLAARASEASGIDARVIFDALIERERLGSTGVGHGIAIPHARLSEMTQLEGFFARLETSIEFDAVDDEPVDLVFLLLVPEESGADHLKALARISRLLRNEGVTNSLRNASSADEIYQTLTRPAESHAA
- a CDS encoding DUF1150 family protein, with translation MNNETRFVDLLAPMSSQDFAAFGAPKTVYVREVGPDAVRDVVGDETDIPTDARFFAVHAADGTRMAIVDDRDAAFAGARQYDLDPVSVH
- a CDS encoding Hsp20 family protein, producing the protein MTRVTSFTHPLLLGFDGLEQLLDRVGRLSNEGYPPFNIEQTSPVEGESGVHHFRITLAVAGFTRDELSVTVEGNELIIKGKQTEDEDRAFLHRGIAARQFVRVFVLADGLDVETADLENGLLSIDLVKPEPSQTARRIEIGSSNTDDRARDAKEINAQEVSVPAKTAV
- a CDS encoding TetR/AcrR family transcriptional regulator — translated: MASEKIPVRNEERTERMRARLLDATLDVILKEGWAKASTPKICKQAGVSRGAQTHHFPTKASLLAAALDWRAGQYEKKIVERLAAGEGHERTLRALLDGIWEAMLDDRFIQTGMEAMVAARTDPELRALLARHDTDAVRSMRDMADDIGADPLTLARVKDAIELSVYLFRGLVVQRGVHDDPKFRRDLYDKWCALVEDALAD
- a CDS encoding serine hydrolase, whose protein sequence is MSDTSSAQGSDLGLYTGVPQHENFQRMMDLFPSRKMEAAENPVEWPDGPVIKLPESFTFEGVSRSVAAFMNETDTSALLVLHKGEVRFEDYYLTGGRDVAWISWSMAKSFISALVGIAFNEGLIQSVDDPISNYVPRLTGSAYDGVPIRHVLAMSSGARWSEDYSDPDADVHKLSAVMAGASTLDDFVAGMQHERAPGSLCQYNSADTQALGMLLACATGRDIAQYMQQKLCVPLGMTRSSYWLLDIAGRELALGGLCMTARDFAKIGELFRNNGRFGDHQILPAEWVTSSITPTGEHQQAGNVIVGGHVLPLGYGDQWWVPAGDRGEFSAIGVYNQFVFVDPSRDAVIVKLSANRAYGTSPEEAANREMETVEFLRAVAAQLD
- a CDS encoding ester cyclase translates to MKTPEQIVRKACQTVWNDFEIDRVGEFYGDDYTADYPMGDAWGSGVDGVKAYATLMRSAFPDYTEEVEDLIAQGDKVVVCLRVRGTHRGELFGIPPTNKTVDARDITICEVRDGKIVKQTGLSDTFTMYTQLGLIPSAETEAA
- a CDS encoding molybdopterin-dependent oxidoreductase, whose amino-acid sequence is MADAAKSEWMSTACNLCYANCGIQVQVGGEGDRHITRVKGDKNHPASRGYTCNKALQIDYYVNGKDRLTAPLRRREDGTFEEIDWDTAISEVATKMAAIRDEHGGDKIFRYGGGGQGNHLGGAYFSSVRAALGMKYQTNALAQEKTGMAWVMGRMFGANVHGEVHDAQAVVIIGKNPWQSNGYQRARVMIRQIAKDENRSLIVIDPRRSESAEFADYHLAVKPGRDSWCLSAMIAHIIQSDLVPEDWHTDHTTGLDAVRARFQGIDVDAYAEYAGIEPALLKEAAEAVGKAETAASYEDIGLQMAPHSTLNSYLNNLLMMVTGNFGKPHTMAPLTQLVGPFFGFDDVGEADDEGYEQDYRKSPVTGARIVSGLVPCNTVPDEILTDHPNRYRAMWIESGNPAHSMADSTKWREALRALDLVVVMDVAMTETAREADYVLPSPSQYEKWEATFFNFEFPKNVHHLRPPVLKPIGNVLPEPEIHARIVDALGVIDAAELAPLKDAAKNGLEAYSAAAMDYLGANPGSFKYLSYILYRTMGAALPEGAEAAALYWGATQRYAMANEKSLRQAGFEGEGPELALNLFKAILNGHSGVVFAEDNIEDSFEKLRHADNRIHLNVAEMLDEVAGLSDMQDLVEAGDDYDFVLAAGERRSYTANTIIRDPEWRKSNDAISMAVHPDDAIGAGIKDGGKAKVVTEAGEAEVLVAYDDRMREGTLSLPNGLGLLYPNAQGKDELQGVSVNELTSLENKDKFFGTPHHKFVPARLEAI